A genomic segment from Meleagris gallopavo isolate NT-WF06-2002-E0010 breed Aviagen turkey brand Nicholas breeding stock unplaced genomic scaffold, Turkey_5.1 ChrUn_random_7180001858361, whole genome shotgun sequence encodes:
- the PLEKHH3 gene encoding pleckstrin homology domain-containing family H member 3, with protein MRSLIVEKGPGPVEEDPDALVKGWLQREVRGGVKTPWLRPRKYWFVLTPDSLDYYSSNERGAKRLGSLVLTSLCSVVWPDKQTYKETGFWSMTVFGRKHCYRLYTEHLHEAVRWVCAVQKVIDSKAPVQTPTQLLMRDVEEHCGSPEVLEQIYRCNPILRYTSSPLYAPLLPFPYGSLDQSAPGPHSYTTLRDEAVKLFNSLQQLESQQDPVPLIQGILQTCLDLPPLVDEIYCQLVKQTTEPPAPGGPGDLHYWQLLTCMSCTFLPSPPVLRFLHFHLDRTESRFPASEMAKYARFIQEALGKTRGRECVPSLEEILVLMRRQEMVCTVHCPGVAACS; from the exons ATGCGCAGTCTCATTGTGGAGAAGGGGCCGGGGCCAGTGGAGGAGGACCCCGATGCTCTTGTGAAAG GCTGGCTGCAACGGGAGGTGCGGGGCGGTGTGAAGACACCCTGGCTCCGGCCTCGCAAGTACTGGTTCGTGCTGACGCCCGACTCCCTGGACTACTACAGCAGCAATGAAAGGGGGGCCAAGCGTCTGGGTTCCCTGGTGCTCACCAGCCTCTGTTCTGTGGTGTGGCCAGACAAGCAGACCTACAAGGAGACGG GGTTCTGGAGCATGACAGTGTTTGGCAGGAAGCACTGCTACCGCCTGTACACCGAGCACTTGCACGAGGCCGTGCGCTGGGTGTGCGCTGTGCAGAAGGTGATCGACAGCAAAGCGCCCGTGCAGACGCCCACACAGCTGCTCATGCGCGATGTGGAG GAGCACTGTGGCAGCCCcgaggtgctggagcagatctACCGCTGCAACCCCATTCTGCGCTACACCAGCAGCCCCCTCTACGCACCCCTGCTGCCTTTCCCCTACGGCAGCCTGGACCAAAGCG ctcctggtcCTCACAGCTACACCACGCTGCGCGACGAGGCCGTGAAGCTGTTTAactctctgcagcagctggagtcGCAGCAGGACCCAGTGCCGCTGATCCAGGGCATCCTGCAGACCTGCCTGGACCTGCCGCCGCTGGTGGATGAGATTTACTGCCAGCTAGTGAAGCAGACCACGGAGCCACCGGCGCCGGGCGGGCCGGGCGACTTGCACTACTGGCAGCTGCTCACCTGCATGAGCTGCACGTTCCTGCCCTCCCCGCCCGTCCTGCGCTTCCTGCACTTCCACTTGGACAG GACGGAGAGCCGCTTCCCCGCCTCGGAGATGGCCAAGTACGCCCGCTTCATCCAGGAGGCGCTGGGAAAGACGCGGGGCCGGGAGTGCGTGCCGTCCCTGGAGGAGATCCTGGTGCTGATGCGGCGACAGGAGATGGTGTGCACCGTGCACTGCCCGGGGGTGGCCGCCTGCAGC